The Pogona vitticeps strain Pit_001003342236 chromosome 6, PviZW2.1, whole genome shotgun sequence genome contains a region encoding:
- the KBTBD2 gene encoding kelch repeat and BTB domain-containing protein 2 isoform X1: protein MSTQEERQINTEYAVSLLEQLKLFYEQQLLTDIVLIVEGTEFPCHKMVLATCSSYFRAMFMSGLSESKQTHIHLRNVDAATLQIIITYAYTGNLAINDTTVEQLYETACFLQVEDVLQRCREYLIKKINAENCVRLLSFADLFSCEELKQSAKRMVEHKFTAVYHQEAFMQLSHDLLIDILSSDNLNVEKEETVREAAMLWLEYNTESRSQYLSSVLSQIRIDALSEVTQRAWFQGLPPNDKSVVVQGLYKSMPKFFKPRLGMTKEEMMIFIEAAAENPGSLYSSVCYSPQAEKVYKLCNPPADLHKVGTLVTPDNDIYIAGGQIPLKNTKTNHSKSSKLQVAFRTVNCFYWFDAQQNTWFPKSPMLFVRIKPSLVCCEGHIYAIGGDSVGGELNRRTVERYDTERDEWTMVSPLPCAWQWNTAVAVHNCIYVMAHNLMYCYFPRSDAWVEMAMRQTSRCFASAAAFGDKIFYIGGLHVGSNSGIRLPTSTVDGSSVTVEVYDVNKNEWQMAANIPAKRYSDPCVRAVVISNSLCVFIRETHMNERAKYATYQYDMELDRWFLRQHISERVLWDLGKDFRCTVGKLYPSCLEESPWKPPPYLFPPDGADEFELDGEMVTLPPV from the exons ATGTCTACACAGGAAGAAAGGCAGATCAATACAGAATATGCTGTATCCTTACTGGAGCAGTTAAAGTTGTTCTATGAACAGCAGTTGCTAACGGACATTGTTTTAATTGTGGAGGGCACTGAATTCCCTTGCCATAAGATGGTTCTTGCTACTTGTAGCTCTTACTTCAG GGCTATGTTTATGAGTGGGTTGagtgaaagcaagcaaacacaTATCCATCTGAGGAATGTGGATGCAGCCactttgcaaataataataacttaTGCATACACGGGTAATTTGGCAATAAATGATACAACAGTCGAACAGCTTTATGAAACAGCTTGCTTTTTACAG GTAGAAGATGTATTACAGCGATGTAGAGAatacttaattaaaaaaattaatgcagaGAATTGTGTACGGCTTTTAAGCTTTGCTGATCTTTTCAGTtgtgaagaattaaaacaaagtgCTAAAAGGATGGTAGAACACAAGTTTACTGCTGTGTACCACCAGGAGGCTTTCATGCAACTCTCACATGATTTGTTGATAGATATTTTAAGCAGTGACAACTTAAATGTGGAAAAGGAGGAGACAGTTCGTGAAGCTGCTATGTTATGGCTGGAGTACAATACGGAATCTCGATCACAGTATTTATCATCTGTTCTTAGCCAAATAAGAATTGATGCACTTTCTGAAGTTACACAAAGAGCTTGGTTTCAAGGCTTACCACCAAATGATAAATCTGTAGTGGTTCAAGGATTATATAAATCTATGCCGAAGTTCTTTAAACCAAGACTTGGAATGACTAAAGAAGAGATGATGATCTTCATTGAAGCTGCTGCTGAAAACCCTGGTAGTCTTTATTCTTCAGTATGTTACAGCCCACAAGCTGAAAAGGTTTACAAGCTTTGCAACCCTCCTGCTGATTTACATAAGGTTGGGACACTTGTAACTCCAGATAATGATATTTATATAGCAGGTGGGCAAATCccactgaaaaatacaaaaaccaaCCACAGTAAAAGTAGCAAACTACAGGTTGCCTTCCGAACTGTGAATTGCTTTTACTGGTTTGATGCCCAACAAAACACATGGTTTCCAAAGAGTCCAATGTTATTTGTTCGTATAAAGCCATCACTGGTTTGCTGTGAAGGCCACATCTATGCAATTGGAGGAGACAGTGTAGGTGGAGAGCTCAACAGAAGGACTGTGGAAAGATACGATACTGAGAGAGATGAATGGACCATGGTGAGCCCACTGCCCTGTGCGTGGCAATGGAATACAGCAGTTGCAGTTCATAACTGCATTTATGTAATGGCACACAACCTGATGTACTGTTACTTCCCCAGGTCAGATGCTTGGGTTGAAATGGCAATGAGACAAACAAGTAGATGCTTTGCTTCGGCTGCTGCTTTtggggataaaatattttatattggaGGCTTGCATGTTGGTAGCAACTCTGGTATAAGACTCCCCACTAGCACTGTAGACGGGTCTTCCGTAACTGTGGAAGTTTATGATGTGaataaaaatgaatggcaaaTGGCAGCCAATATTCCTGCCAAGCGGTATTCTGACCCCTGTGTCAGAGCTGTTGTGATCTCCAATTCCTTGTGTGTCTTCATACGAGAAACCCATATGAATGAGAGAGCCAAGTATGCTACCTACCAATATGATATGGAGCTTGATCGTTGGTTCTTGCGCCAGCATATATCTGAGCGGGTGCTCTGGGATTTAGGGAAAGATTTTCGGTGCACTGTAGGAAAGCTGTATCCATCTTGCCTTGAAGAGTCCCCATGGAAACCTCCCCCATATCTTTTTCCACCTGATGGGGCTGATGAGTTTGAGCTGGATGGAGAGATGGTTACATTACCACCtgtatag
- the KBTBD2 gene encoding kelch repeat and BTB domain-containing protein 2 isoform X2, with translation MFMSGLSESKQTHIHLRNVDAATLQIIITYAYTGNLAINDTTVEQLYETACFLQVEDVLQRCREYLIKKINAENCVRLLSFADLFSCEELKQSAKRMVEHKFTAVYHQEAFMQLSHDLLIDILSSDNLNVEKEETVREAAMLWLEYNTESRSQYLSSVLSQIRIDALSEVTQRAWFQGLPPNDKSVVVQGLYKSMPKFFKPRLGMTKEEMMIFIEAAAENPGSLYSSVCYSPQAEKVYKLCNPPADLHKVGTLVTPDNDIYIAGGQIPLKNTKTNHSKSSKLQVAFRTVNCFYWFDAQQNTWFPKSPMLFVRIKPSLVCCEGHIYAIGGDSVGGELNRRTVERYDTERDEWTMVSPLPCAWQWNTAVAVHNCIYVMAHNLMYCYFPRSDAWVEMAMRQTSRCFASAAAFGDKIFYIGGLHVGSNSGIRLPTSTVDGSSVTVEVYDVNKNEWQMAANIPAKRYSDPCVRAVVISNSLCVFIRETHMNERAKYATYQYDMELDRWFLRQHISERVLWDLGKDFRCTVGKLYPSCLEESPWKPPPYLFPPDGADEFELDGEMVTLPPV, from the exons ATGTTTATGAGTGGGTTGagtgaaagcaagcaaacacaTATCCATCTGAGGAATGTGGATGCAGCCactttgcaaataataataacttaTGCATACACGGGTAATTTGGCAATAAATGATACAACAGTCGAACAGCTTTATGAAACAGCTTGCTTTTTACAG GTAGAAGATGTATTACAGCGATGTAGAGAatacttaattaaaaaaattaatgcagaGAATTGTGTACGGCTTTTAAGCTTTGCTGATCTTTTCAGTtgtgaagaattaaaacaaagtgCTAAAAGGATGGTAGAACACAAGTTTACTGCTGTGTACCACCAGGAGGCTTTCATGCAACTCTCACATGATTTGTTGATAGATATTTTAAGCAGTGACAACTTAAATGTGGAAAAGGAGGAGACAGTTCGTGAAGCTGCTATGTTATGGCTGGAGTACAATACGGAATCTCGATCACAGTATTTATCATCTGTTCTTAGCCAAATAAGAATTGATGCACTTTCTGAAGTTACACAAAGAGCTTGGTTTCAAGGCTTACCACCAAATGATAAATCTGTAGTGGTTCAAGGATTATATAAATCTATGCCGAAGTTCTTTAAACCAAGACTTGGAATGACTAAAGAAGAGATGATGATCTTCATTGAAGCTGCTGCTGAAAACCCTGGTAGTCTTTATTCTTCAGTATGTTACAGCCCACAAGCTGAAAAGGTTTACAAGCTTTGCAACCCTCCTGCTGATTTACATAAGGTTGGGACACTTGTAACTCCAGATAATGATATTTATATAGCAGGTGGGCAAATCccactgaaaaatacaaaaaccaaCCACAGTAAAAGTAGCAAACTACAGGTTGCCTTCCGAACTGTGAATTGCTTTTACTGGTTTGATGCCCAACAAAACACATGGTTTCCAAAGAGTCCAATGTTATTTGTTCGTATAAAGCCATCACTGGTTTGCTGTGAAGGCCACATCTATGCAATTGGAGGAGACAGTGTAGGTGGAGAGCTCAACAGAAGGACTGTGGAAAGATACGATACTGAGAGAGATGAATGGACCATGGTGAGCCCACTGCCCTGTGCGTGGCAATGGAATACAGCAGTTGCAGTTCATAACTGCATTTATGTAATGGCACACAACCTGATGTACTGTTACTTCCCCAGGTCAGATGCTTGGGTTGAAATGGCAATGAGACAAACAAGTAGATGCTTTGCTTCGGCTGCTGCTTTtggggataaaatattttatattggaGGCTTGCATGTTGGTAGCAACTCTGGTATAAGACTCCCCACTAGCACTGTAGACGGGTCTTCCGTAACTGTGGAAGTTTATGATGTGaataaaaatgaatggcaaaTGGCAGCCAATATTCCTGCCAAGCGGTATTCTGACCCCTGTGTCAGAGCTGTTGTGATCTCCAATTCCTTGTGTGTCTTCATACGAGAAACCCATATGAATGAGAGAGCCAAGTATGCTACCTACCAATATGATATGGAGCTTGATCGTTGGTTCTTGCGCCAGCATATATCTGAGCGGGTGCTCTGGGATTTAGGGAAAGATTTTCGGTGCACTGTAGGAAAGCTGTATCCATCTTGCCTTGAAGAGTCCCCATGGAAACCTCCCCCATATCTTTTTCCACCTGATGGGGCTGATGAGTTTGAGCTGGATGGAGAGATGGTTACATTACCACCtgtatag